In one window of Megalops cyprinoides isolate fMegCyp1 chromosome 24, fMegCyp1.pri, whole genome shotgun sequence DNA:
- the LOC118770979 gene encoding cAMP-responsive element modulator-like isoform X2: MTMETVVTSQQDGSVNDSLSDGEAIQIQNESANSPISSLTQVSVGSSGGVGGSPAVTVVQLPGGQTVQVQGVIQAPQPSVIQSPQIQTVQVAAVAESEDGETTEAVSDSQKRREILSRRPSYRKILNELSSDTPAVPKIEEEKSEEEVTAASVPTVPTPASIYQTSTGQYIAITQGGAIQIASPGGDGLQGLQTLTMSNSGTPQPGATIVQYAAQSGDGPQQFFVPGSQVVVQAATGDMPAYQIRAPTSSLPQGVVMAASPGSLHSPQQHAEEATRKREVRLMKNREAARECRRRRRDYVQCLENRLTLLELQRKKLTDELQHLRGVHGWVSD, encoded by the exons ATGACCATGGAAACTGTGGTTACCTCTCAGCAGGATGGAAGTGTAAATGATTCTTTGTCTGATGGAGAAGCCATTCAAATTCAGAATGAGTCTGCCAACTCTCCCATTTCTTCACTTACACAG GTGTCAGTAGGCAGTAGTGGAGGGGTCGGAGGGTCTCCAGCTGTGACGGTGGTTCAGTTACCCGGAGGCCAAACCGTTCAGGTCCAGGGAGTTATCCAGGCCCCCCAGCCATCTGTCATTCAGTCGCCACAAATACAAACCGTTCAG GTAGCAGCAGTAGCTGAATCAGAAGATGGAGAAACTACAGAGGCTGTCAGCGACTCccagaagagaagagagatCCTCTCCAGGCGTCCGTCTTACCG GAAAATTCTCAATGAATTATCGTCAGACACACCGGCCGTTCCAAAAATCGAGGAGGAGAAATCTGAGGAGGAAGTGACTGCTGCCAGCGTGCCAACCGTGCCCACACCAGCCTCTATCTATCAGACCAGCACAGGCCAATATA TCGCTATAACCCAGGGTGGAGCCATCCAGATCGCCAGCCCAGGAGGGGACGGGCTGCAGGGCCTGCAGACGCTGACCATGTCGAATTCGGGAACGCCCCAGCCGGGCGCCACCATCGTGCAGTACGCCGCGCAGTCCGGGGACGGCCCGCAGCAGTTCTTTGTGCCAGGCAGCCAGGTGGTCGTGCAAG CTGCCACCGGAGACATGCCCGCCTACCAGATCCGCGCCCCCACCTCCAGCCTGCCCCAAGGCGTGGTGATGGCCGCCTCCCCGGGGTCTCTGCACAGCCCCCAACAGCACGCCGAGGAGGCCACGCGCAAACGGGAGGTCCGGCTCATGAAGAACAG GGAGGCCGCGAGAGAGTGCCGCCGGCGGAGGAGGGACTACGTGCAGTGCCTGGAGAACCGGCTCacgctgctggagctgcagaggaAGAAGCTGACCGACGAGCTCCAGCACCTGAGGGGCGTGCACGGCTGGGTGTCCGATTAG
- the LOC118770979 gene encoding cAMP-responsive element modulator-like isoform X1, protein MTMETVVTSQQDGSVNDSLSDGEAIQIQNESANSPISSLTQVSVGSSGGVGGSPAVTVVQLPGGQTVQVQGVIQAPQPSVIQSPQIQTVQVAAVAESEDGETTEAVSDSQKRREILSRRPSYRKILNELSSDTPAVPKIEEEKSEEEVTAASVPTVPTPASIYQTSTGQYIAITQGGAIQIASPGGDGLQGLQTLTMSNSGTPQPGATIVQYAAQSGDGPQQFFVPGSQVVVQAATGDMPAYQIRAPTSSLPQGVVMAASPGSLHSPQQHAEEATRKREVRLMKNREAARECRRKKKEYVKCLENRVAVLENQNKTLIEELKALKDIYCHKAE, encoded by the exons ATGACCATGGAAACTGTGGTTACCTCTCAGCAGGATGGAAGTGTAAATGATTCTTTGTCTGATGGAGAAGCCATTCAAATTCAGAATGAGTCTGCCAACTCTCCCATTTCTTCACTTACACAG GTGTCAGTAGGCAGTAGTGGAGGGGTCGGAGGGTCTCCAGCTGTGACGGTGGTTCAGTTACCCGGAGGCCAAACCGTTCAGGTCCAGGGAGTTATCCAGGCCCCCCAGCCATCTGTCATTCAGTCGCCACAAATACAAACCGTTCAG GTAGCAGCAGTAGCTGAATCAGAAGATGGAGAAACTACAGAGGCTGTCAGCGACTCccagaagagaagagagatCCTCTCCAGGCGTCCGTCTTACCG GAAAATTCTCAATGAATTATCGTCAGACACACCGGCCGTTCCAAAAATCGAGGAGGAGAAATCTGAGGAGGAAGTGACTGCTGCCAGCGTGCCAACCGTGCCCACACCAGCCTCTATCTATCAGACCAGCACAGGCCAATATA TCGCTATAACCCAGGGTGGAGCCATCCAGATCGCCAGCCCAGGAGGGGACGGGCTGCAGGGCCTGCAGACGCTGACCATGTCGAATTCGGGAACGCCCCAGCCGGGCGCCACCATCGTGCAGTACGCCGCGCAGTCCGGGGACGGCCCGCAGCAGTTCTTTGTGCCAGGCAGCCAGGTGGTCGTGCAAG CTGCCACCGGAGACATGCCCGCCTACCAGATCCGCGCCCCCACCTCCAGCCTGCCCCAAGGCGTGGTGATGGCCGCCTCCCCGGGGTCTCTGCACAGCCCCCAACAGCACGCCGAGGAGGCCACGCGCAAACGGGAGGTCCGGCTCATGAAGAACAG GGAAGCAGCCCGGGAGTGCCGGCGAAAGAAGAAAGAGTACGTCAAATGTCTGGAAAATCGGGTGGCGGTGCTCGAGAACCAAAACAAGACCCTCATTGAGGAGCTGAAAGCGCTAAAAGACATTTACTGCCATAAGGCCGAATAG
- the LOC118770979 gene encoding cAMP-responsive element modulator-like isoform X3, which translates to MAVTGDETESAATGDMPAYQIRAPTSSLPQGVVMAASPGSLHSPQQHAEEATRKREVRLMKNREAARECRRKKKEYVKCLENRVAVLENQNKTLIEELKALKDIYCHKAE; encoded by the exons ATGGCTGTTACTGGAGACGAGACTGAATCAG CTGCCACCGGAGACATGCCCGCCTACCAGATCCGCGCCCCCACCTCCAGCCTGCCCCAAGGCGTGGTGATGGCCGCCTCCCCGGGGTCTCTGCACAGCCCCCAACAGCACGCCGAGGAGGCCACGCGCAAACGGGAGGTCCGGCTCATGAAGAACAG GGAAGCAGCCCGGGAGTGCCGGCGAAAGAAGAAAGAGTACGTCAAATGTCTGGAAAATCGGGTGGCGGTGCTCGAGAACCAAAACAAGACCCTCATTGAGGAGCTGAAAGCGCTAAAAGACATTTACTGCCATAAGGCCGAATAG